The genomic stretch TTAGATGAGCTTATCAAAAAGTATAGTCCTAGTGATGCCGCTATAGAAGAACTGTTTTTTTCAAAAAATACAAAAACTGCTATAAAAGTAGCAGAGGCAAGAGGCGTTATTATATTAGCTCTCACTTTAAATAATATTGACTTTACAGAATACAAGCCTAAAGAAGTAAAATCGCAAATAACAGGAAACGGTAATGCCAATAAGGATGCTATGATGAAAATGGTTAATCTTTTTACTGGTTCTAATATCATTCAGGACGACACTGCCGATGCTGTAGCCATAGCATTAGCTCATGCCTCAAGAAACAGAATTTTTAAATAAAGAAGAAAAAGTATCAAGAAAAAAATATAATTGTTTTTCTCTCTTACTTTTTGTACTCCATGTATCCCCGCCCTATAAGATTTAAAAGTTTTTATTTTTTCATATATTTTGATTAAATATATCAGTATATACTACAAAAGAAAACCCGCCCCAAATTTATTTTAACTTTGCATTTTCCTCAACGCACGTATAGCGGATTTTTTTATAACAATCGATTTGATATTCTAATTTTACACTATATAAGGATTCGATTCTACGTGCGTTAAATAAAATGCTAATTTAAAAAATCACTTGGGTGGGCTTCTTTAAATAACAGTGTAAGTAATGTAGAAAAATAGTATAAAAATGTCAGTGTAGCATTAAAAAATTTGGAGGGCGGGGAGTGAGATTAGATTTTTAAAGTTTATTTAAAATATTATTTATCAAGTTATCTTTAAATAACAAACAGATATAAAATAAAAGAATTCAAATAATAATTTTCTTTTAAAAATAAAATACAATAATAGAATATAAAATACTAAAATTCAAAGTGAGTACTATTATAGTAAGCAAAATAAAAAATGTATTTCAATTATAAAAATTCAGTCTATAACTGAATAGCAATCAAATATTATTTTTTTGACAATATAATGATTTTAATATATTATTTTCTAATCAAATTTATTAAAGAGAGAATATATGAATAATAAATATGATGTTATAGTTGTAGGTGC from Brachyspira murdochii DSM 12563 encodes the following:
- the ruvC gene encoding crossover junction endodeoxyribonuclease RuvC — encoded protein: MITLGIDPGFARCGYAFIEAKNSAYKIVNSGLIETFSNQNYNQRLSFIYTQLDELIKKYSPSDAAIEELFFSKNTKTAIKVAEARGVIILALTLNNIDFTEYKPKEVKSQITGNGNANKDAMMKMVNLFTGSNIIQDDTADAVAIALAHASRNRIFK